Below is a window of Cydia amplana chromosome 3, ilCydAmpl1.1, whole genome shotgun sequence DNA.
GCAAATTTGCTGTCTTATACgtaggtaatatttttgtgTTAAAATGGTCGTTAAAAGAAAAATTTGCTCTTTATACTCATACTGGTTTCCAaaactatttacatattttattttaaaataaggaTGTAGGCTTAACGACGCTTAACTACACCACTACTTACTATCAGAAAAAGTGTTCAATTAATATCGGAAACCATTGTTATCAATTAACACACATATTTTTAAGATTGTTGTTTTATACATGTATTCACTGACAGCTTGAGCTACGCgttacgagcgtagccgataacaaatTTTTGTGCACCTTAGCGCCTACGAACCGAGATCCCGTCTAGCGAGTGTTAcacaaagttttcattttcactaAATATTCCTTCAATTTCCCCTAACCAGTTCAATTCTTTTACATTGTCCATGCAGGCTCCCGAAGCAGCCAATGTTCATATTAAGCGCCctctaaaataaaatttaaacgtcGCCGACTTCAGCTATTCAGACTGGATGCGTCCCGCGGGGCGGCAAACGGCTTGCGAGTCTTGCGACCTCTCAATGCCTCTAAAGGAAAAAAGCATTAAGAGTGTAAGAATTATCAAATACTtggtacttaatttttttcaaaCCGCAATGTTACTGTTATGAAGTTTTGAAAAGAAGTAACAGCCGTTTAAATTTGAATGTAATTATACCCGTTTGGTTTACGTCGGTGGCCGAGACGAGCGGTTCCGGCAAAGCTCAGACCTGCTGGCACGTTGAATGTAAGTATGTCTCTAACTCTAATCTGTTTTGACTTCACCTACTTAGAGATCCGTtcaaaaaaaattgcaaaatcTGTCCCTGTCTGTACGTGCGCCACGGGCCTCGCTCAGAAACCTCTATAAAATGCATATTCACAAAATATTGAACATTGAGTTAAGGTTTTTTTTGGCACACACTGATGACTTTTGAGAAGGACAATTTTAAACTACGGTGACGTGAGGCATGTCACAGGCCTTTATAATCTAACCATTTTTGCCAAGtagataaatataagtaatttgCCTCCTCCTCCTTCGTATAGAAAAACCATACCAAACAATGAAAAATTGTCTCAATCGCAACGTGAGCCACGtgaccaaaacgtcgtaagcgccgtgaAATTGACGTTTCCATAGTTTTTTTCGACCGACAATAACTATTTAATGGCACAAAATTGTggttctctgtgccggttctatacgtaGTAACAATACTTGGATCAATGCTAGCAATgtcattttatttaggtaactgGTATTCTGCTAATCTAGCAtgctgtatacagggtggcccatttagatcggtcagtatgggaaagtctgaaactataagacatgcgaagatctgttcttaggaaccatgtcatcgattttaataacaagaaaaactgcattcatacatttaaaaaaaacctgtacctaCTCAgttcgggaatcgaacccggacgttttgaaaaataaaactaaaactatttagatatcgattgtgtaggtcttaagcagtaaattttactatgaaacatgatgtctaaaatgaataaaatgaattgttttcataatctttaatttattttagtaagtgttcgaaatgaccaccgcctttttattattttgagtacaggttttttttaatgtatgaatgcagtttaacttgttattaaaatcgatgacatggttcctaagaacagatcttcgtatgtcttatagtttcagactttcccatactgaccgatctaaatggccaccctgtatatgaaaAACTCACATTCTTACCTATCTTTGCCAAACTGATATAAAGCTTTAAATCTACTTGCATTTAGACGTTTGGTCGCAGCATCGAAAATAAACCTAGTACGACAATGTAATCGACGGTTTACTGCATTAAATGAGATTTGGTCACAAACGTAGTTGCTATATCGCCTAACGTGTGTCTGTCTTCGATCAGACGAGGGGGTTTTATAGCTAATCTCTACTCGTAAAGCGTTCTGTACTAGTCTGTGAACTTATACCACTTTAAGCTTGACCCGGAGTTCCTTGGCGGCCAGAAGTAACCGGACGTCAAGCTTGTGCTGGCCCACCTGTTACGATGCGTGCGGTAATCTTTGAAATATATCCCTGCTGCGATAACTAGACAATGAGTACCTGGATCCGCACTAACTTCGGTAATCACTATCGTGTGGTCTGTTTGGTCACATTGTAAACCGGTAAAATAGATAAGATGATGTCAAATTTGTTGTAAAATTcaaacaatcttacacaaattaaCCTGTAAACTCGCTTTGtaagcagggtcactaccgactaggctaggaggccgttaaaCATGGGTATAATGTGTAATCGTCAATTGAAACAAACAAAGATTATAGAAGGGTAACCCACCTAGTCAATGGCGGTGTAAAGCAATTGCGGGAAGCCGCCAAAACACGTATCTCGTTCATTCGGGTCGTTACAACTTGGCCAATATTTACAGACACTGTCTACCCCGAGAATTAAGCAGCAAATAAACCCAATGAGGAGGAACGGGAAGTATTAAGAGGGTTCTCCGTAAACTGGACGTGTAATAACTTCCTGAGCAAGTCGTTCTGCCGTCGCCACATCAGCGGTTCGACTGCAATCTTTCCATCCATTTGTGGGTGATTTCACATTGTTATTGTACTTTCTAAGTAACTTGGCAGTAACTTCAAAGCTACTATTAGTAGTCGTAATAATGGTTACTAATACTTAATCAATGACAAACAACATGATGTTTAAAAAGATTTAGTAATTCAGAAGACCAATCCTGATATAAATCTTTCTCCTAATGTAAAACGTATTTGCCTTATATTAAGTTGCGGAAGATGCGGAGTGAACCCATTCCCGCGCCCGCCCATGCCGTGTTTCAGTtcacaataaatttaaaaaataaaccacGCTCTTTATATTCCACTGAATTTATCAGAAAAAAGACGCTCCAAGTCCGTTAATACCCACTTAGGAAGCCCCTACGTGAATAATTAGATGTTACCGGGATTTATCCCGCTCCGTTATCTATAACACGCGTTTTAAATTTGCAAACTCATTCTTTTCGCTTTATTGGGGATAATACATCTTGGGTTGGTTGCGATTCTGATTAATGCCTTCGAGTGAAGTTGGCGCAACTTTGTCAGAGATAGCGGAGAAAAATAAAGGGACGTGACTAGACTAATTCCCTTTTTACGGCGACAAGAGGTAAAAGAGTAATTTCAgtttgtaaattatattaagcaCTCCAAAGAGGTTGACATAGCCTGCTTTTTAATCCGAACCATTAGGCCGGCAGGAaaactgaaaataaaaagaACTGTATTCTTCTTATAAATCCGCTCTTGTCAATTGCGTCGGAATATTTTAAACGTCAGTCTATATTTTGTGgatgatttagaaaatatgaaaattaaacTTGTTACTATTTTTTCTTGTGGTAAGTCACGTTATGTATACTATTTTCGTGTAGCCAATAAAGATAAATGTGTATAATCAACATAACAAAATGCATTTCAGTTATATATTTGATAGTGGGAGCTTCCGCTGATGATGAAATCAAACGCGGCACATATCCATTCATGGTATGTCTTTAATATTATCGTACCCATTttctaattaaaaacaaaatagacagttaaataatttatcgtTTTGGAATATTCTTTAATCTTTGGAACACCAAGAAGCTTTAAAGATTTCGTCAGAAGTCGAGCTCGTGGCGCCAAGAACGTCCAAGTAACCTTCAACGTTTTCAATGCCTTTATTATGGGTTCATTAGCGAGTATATCTTATGCCAGAGATATTGGCGTGTGTATAACATTCTTGGGTTTGACATAGGGTGTTCCAAAAGTTAAACAAATACTACATACACAAATACATTGATTTCACTGTTTCCTATGTAGTAGAACTTTACACCTCTTTAATTAACAAGTTATGTATGTTTTGCGTATAACGTTTTAGGCATTCATCTACTATCAAGATGAAACAATCCTGGGCCTGGGAGGGGCCAGGTTTCTCCAAGGCGCCGTGCTCGTCCGGCCTAACTTTCTGATATCGTCTTCGCCCGAGTCCACCATCTCCAAAGACCCTCTCAGCAAGACAATGCTAGCCCGACTCGGGGCTACAGTTATCGACCATAAATTTACGTTGAATGAAGATGAGGACGAGCAGGAACAAGAGGTAACGTTTTAGATTCAGTATTTTTTGCAGGTTTTTGATTACGATATATAAGATTGTTATTTTGGTACTTGACTTACTTGACTCAAAATCTCACTGTCATAAACATCTCGACAACAATAagatgtaggtattttaacataggtaaacatacatacatagtgtTCACATATAACATGCCATgctgagtcgggaccatttcgtggctaATTTATGTGTCATGTTATGTAATGTTATACGTTGTAATGTTATGTGTAAGTTTGTTTATTGTTTCTctttttgtttgttgtttgccataaataaacaattactatttctatttctatataaacctttatatcgattatttacttacttacgcCCGCTTTGTTAACctttacctaatacctaaaccGAAGtgataaacgttttatttataatcCATTGTTTATGACTTGGAATTCACCTATTTCATTTTAAAGTTCTTACTCTGCTCAATGTTTCCAGGTCATCCAAATCACTCAACCTTCCGAACATGACAGCATCCAATGGTGGCTCACGGATATCTGCTTATTGAAGACGCTGCAGCCTATTGTCACCACTAACGCTGTTCACTTCACACAGCTCTCTACGAAACAGGAGGCTGCTGATAAAATCTGCCACATACTCATTTACAAAGTAAGTCGCAaaggggttggccggtcgaagtattttacagatggcgccagcataggttttgCTGTGAATCCTACGAATTCTGTCAAATTCTTACTTTTTATTTTGGAATTTTGTGGCCGGGCTCTTTGAGCCAAATTAGATAAAAGTTAAACCTATGCTCGCGCCATCTATATAATCCTTTGACTCAGTCAGGAAATGAAGTACATagctgggccattttatttatagcTGTGTACTCCATAATTTTAAATTTGGGTTTTTCTAAGATTATTTCAGATTTACTCTACTCAGATTTACGTGCTCTTTCGCTCCTAATAAGAGAAAAATTGTGCcctaagatttttattttcattcctTTAACAATTTTTTGTTCAGAAAGTAGTCTACATTTAGAAAAACGGTTCATTttcaattataataaatattatattcctAGTATGATTTCTATATTATTAGCCCTAAAACAAATTTCACAATagttttaaaacattaaaaattaaaacaaaattaataaatcatCTAACTGGTCGagttattttggtaaaaaaaaatgcttgggttatacctatataaatgtttgggttattttaatataaatataagtaatatatgaaattaaattaaacaaaatcctAACAGAAAAAGAGCGGCACAGACGTTAGAGTCCTGACTCGTTTATTCGTGGAAATGCTGCCAACCTCGACCGACAACTGCGGGGAGCACTTCGTTCGGGGGGCCATGACGTGTGCGGCCGATCAGATCACCAGCGACGGAATACCACCGTCTACGGACTTTTGTCAAGTAAGTTTCTGAAggaggttgtctggaagaaatcgctttttagcgataaggccaCCTGTTGTTTAccctcttcttttctgtatcctttgtattgttttctgtaatgaggtatgcaataaagagtatttgtattgtattgttttgaaaCTGTTATGGCAACGTTATTATAAATAAGATTAGAGTCCCCTACAaaatatgttttccaaatttgatGACTATTAAATTTAACCTCGTAAAGCCCAATGAGCATTACAATGTAGGTACTCTCCGTCGTCAATTTAATCAGAACCTCGTACAAACCAAATAAAGCAttaattttgtttcattgtttttttaaacgaTTTACTATACGACAAGGTTCAAACTAAATAAACGGATAATTTGTACAGTCACGTCTGAATATATCGATTATGTACGCACAGTGccaaaaattatgtaggtatacacaACCTTCATAATTATATGGGCATTAAAGTcgtgtaggtatacatttttgtgCACTTTGTCCGTATCGATATTTTCAGACGTGACAGTAAGGTCTAGCCTAACCTTggaaaggcctttttacaggcaggtgtaggtatacttactgTACCTCTAGGAACATTATTTCCAAAACTTCCGTTATTTAGCCACATTTTGAACACTGGTATGTTTAAATGTGTCTCACGTTATACAGGGCAACAACGGCGGACCTCTTATATGCGACAACGACGTGATTGCGTTGCAAACCTACATAAAGGATGAC
It encodes the following:
- the LOC134662875 gene encoding uncharacterized protein LOC134662875, which codes for MKIKLVTIFSCVIYLIVGASADDEIKRGTYPFMAFIYYQDETILGLGGARFLQGAVLVRPNFLISSSPESTISKDPLSKTMLARLGATVIDHKFTLNEDEDEQEQEVIQITQPSEHDSIQWWLTDICLLKTLQPIVTTNAVHFTQLSTKQEAADKICHILIYKKKSGTDVRVLTRLFVEMLPTSTDNCGEHFVRGAMTCAADQITSDGIPPSTDFCQGNNGGPLICDNDVIALQTYIKDDCKAPHLYQLLSPRKQFLDCGIDEKCGKEHCQHVCSVIQKDAPPTPTHKLTETTPTEPATTESPSEATTPVEPTKTIERVESTETYFLSTLSSTTLTTISTSTIIADTSSKSWPNERDGRKANDEETDTLNRTVSVEAKSAPVDENTPERRRGTRSHSSGDNINLALFQSLVCYVFIRILS